A region from the Takifugu rubripes chromosome 22, fTakRub1.2, whole genome shotgun sequence genome encodes:
- the otol1a gene encoding otolin-1-A produces MSSVHLVLLTLVASMAVLTATGRATRWPKPQSAKKPPRGGGSGGAGGGGFVQATATTSFSSMHTDETTEVMLDAHSLAPTDSTTYAVDTYPTDFHVDAIAPPGNNLENYTVDYNECFFNVCECCPLVKGIMGPMGERGPPGSPGERGPLGLPGQKGETGPRGPPGPAGLPGANGLNGDKGERGGRGLGGDPGAPGIPGKQGETGDQGPKGEKGERGFSGPKGDPGERGRPGLNGTGGFPGQDGSPGLSGPKGQKGEQGLSCECVSGEKDKPGFKGEMGPPGLRGIDGEKGARGEPGPPGAKGDSGARGPPGPPGARGMAGMRGERGPKGVRGPRGLKGSPGESLEPVRSAFSVGLFPSRSFPPPNLPVKFDKVFYNGEGHWDPALNKFNVTYPGVYLFSYHITVRSRPVRAALVVNGVRKLRTRDSLYGQDIDQASNLALLHLNEGDRVWLETLRDWNGVYSSSEDDSTFSGFLLYPDIVNL; encoded by the exons ATGTCCTCCGTGCATCTAGTCCTCCTGACCCTTGTCGCGTCGATGGCCGTTCTGACCGCCACCGGCAGAGCTACGCGCTGGCCCAAACCTCAGAGCGCCAAAAAGCCCCCACGGGGTGGTGGCAGCGGCGGGGCGGGCGGCGGAGGATTCGTACAGGCCACCGCCACGACGTCCTTTTCCAGCATGCACACGGATGAGACGACAGAGGTCATGTTAGACGCGCACTCCCTCGCCCCCACAGACAGTACAACTTACGCCGTCGACACTTATCCCACCGATTTCCACGTGGACGCCATCGCACCCCCAGGAAACAACCTTGAGAATTACACCGTTGACTACAACGAATGTTTCTTTAACGTCTGTGAATGTTGCCCACTGGTAAAGGGAATCATGGGACCAATGGGGGAAAGAGGGCCCCCAGGGTCACCTGGAGAAAGGGGCCCTCTGG GGTTGCCAGGACAGAAGGGAGAAACTGGGCCCAGAGGACCCCCTGGACCAGCAGGGCTACCTGGAGCCAATGGGCTCAACGGTGACAAAG GTGAAAGAGGTGGACGAGGACTGGGGGGTGATCCTGGTGCCCCGGGGATCCCAGGAAAACAAGGAGAAACAG GTGACCAAGGGCCCAAGGGAGAGAAAGGTGAACGTGGCTTCAGTGGTCCAAAGGGGGACCCAGGAGAAAGAGGACGGCCAGGTTTAAATGGGACTGGCGGCTTCCCTGGGCAAGATGGCTCCCCGGGGTTATCAGGACCAAAGGGTCAAAAAGGAGAACAAGGACTTTCTTGCGAATGTGTATCAGGTGAGAAGGATAAGCCTGGTTTTAAGGGCGAGATGGGTCCCCCAGgtctgaggggaattgatggtGAAAAGGGAGCCAGAGGGGAGCCTGGGCCTCCGGGAGCAAAGGGGGACAGTGGTGCTAGAGGGCCACCGGGACCTCCAGGAGCCAGGGGCATGGCAGGAATGAGAGGGGAGCGGGGACCTAAAGGTGTACGTGGGCCTCGTGGGCTTAAAGGCTCCCCAGGTGAGAGCCTGGAGCCGGTTCGCTCAGCCTTCAGTGTGGGCTTATTTCCAAGCAGATCCTTCCCTCCCCCCAATCTGCCTGTGAAGTTTGATAAGGTGTTTTACAATGGGGAAGGCCACTGGGACCCGGCACTAAACAAGTTCAATGTCACCTACCCAGGAGTGTACTTATTCAGTTACCACATCACCGTGCGCAGCCGGCCTGTGCGTGCCGCCTTAGTGGTTAATGGCGTAAGGAAGCTACGGACCAGGGATTCTTTGTACGGCCAGGACATTGATCAGGCATCCAATCTCGCGCTGCTGCATCTGAATGAAGGCGACCGGGTGTGGCTGGAGACGCTGAGAGACTGGAATGGGGTTTACTCCAGCAGCGAGGATGACAGCACTTTCTCTGGATTCCTACTTTATCCAGACATTGTAAATCTGTGA
- the LOC105419523 gene encoding uncharacterized protein isoform X2 yields the protein MPFVGVLTLMFFHLSWCFRVPVDTAIVQMQTWGVIGAEELKGHILLNGVSLPPTNQEVDGIIKSMSVDEHLPNVVGVNLTSVLITCTVLRSRECILEGSELHWTDRIFCDGKVYLTLSPNDTWMPHVPQAMALKVLWDQEIGRTREERIRLQEGCFRLMRELGLSVETSETLLPQYMIPVLCILAFAGFIAISLLLAKRLGLKQPGGVIGSVIHYPRGLNEMVTTVEGRIYRTL from the exons ATGCCTTTTGTCGGAGTTCTCACGTTGATGTTCTTCCATCTTTCATGGTGTTTTCGCGTTCCAGTAG ACACTGCCATAGTCCAGATGCAGACCTGGGGAGTGATCGGGGCAGAGGAACTCAAGGGCCACATCCTCCTCAATggtgtctctcttcctccaacAAACCAGGAAGTAGATGGCATCATCAAGAGCATGTCGGTTGACGAACACCTACCGAACGTCGTCGGCGTCAACCTGACTTCAGTGCTAA TAACCTGTACTGTTCTGCGTTCACGTGAATGCATACTCGAGGGGTCTGAGCTGCACTGGACCGACCGAATCTTTTGTGATGGCAAAGTCTATCTGACTCTAAGCCCTAATGACACTTGGATGCCCCATGTCCCACAAGCAATGGCCCTAAAGGTGTTGTGGGACCAGGAAATAGGGCGTACAAGGGAGGAGAGGATCCGACTTCAGGAGGGATGCTTCAGGTTAATGAGAGAACTCGGACTTTCTGTTGAAACCTCAG AGACACTGTTACCTCAGTATATGATCCCAGTTTTGTGCATCCTGGCATTTGCTGGGTTTATTGCAATCAGCCTTCTCCTTGCCAAAAGATTGG GTTTGAAGCAGCCTGGAG GTGTCATTGGATCGGTTATACATTATCCTCGGGGCCTCAATGAAATGGTCACAACTGTAGAAGGCCGTATTTACAGGACCTTGTGA
- the LOC115247856 gene encoding uncharacterized protein isoform X3: MYFAFLTLIFFRLSWCFRLPEGLKQPGDTIVIVQLQTWGVVGAQQLKGHVLLNGVSLPPTNQEVDGIIKSMSVDDHLPNIVGVNLALVLRSCTVLRSRECILEGSELHWTDRIFCDGKVYLTLGPNDTWIPHVPQAMALKALWDQEIGRTREERIRLQEGCFRLMRKLGLSVETSETLLLQYVIPVLCTLAFTGFTAISLLLANRLGLKQPGGVIGSIIHYPRGLN, encoded by the exons ATGTATTTTGCCTTTCTCACGTTGATATTCTTCCGTCTTTCATGGTGTTTTCGCCTTCCAGAAG GTTTGAAGCAGCCTGGAG ACACCATAGTCATAGTGCAGCTGCAGACCTGGGGAGTGGTCGGGGCACAGCAACTCAAGGGCCACGTCCTCCTCAATggtgtctctcttcctccaacAAACCAAGAAGTAGATGGCATCATCAAGAGCATGTCGGTTGATGACCACCTACCGAACATCGTCGGCGTCAACCTGGCTTTAGTGCTGA GAAGCTGTACTGTTCTGCGTTCACGTGAATGCATACTCGAGGGGTCTGAGCTGCACTGGACCGACCGCATCTTTTGTGATGGCAAAGTCTATCTGACTCTAGGCCCTAATGACACTTGGATACCCCATGTCCCACAAGCGATGGCCCTAAAGGCGTTGTGGGACCAGGAAATAGGGCGTACAAGGGAGGAGAGGATCCGACTTCAGGAGGGATGCTTCAGGTTAATGAGAAAACTCGGACTTTCTGTTGAAACCTCAG AGACACTGTTACTTCAGTATGTGATCCCAGTTTTGTGCACCCTGGCATTTACTGGGTTTACTGCAATCAGCCTTCTCCTTGCCAACAGACTGG GTTTGAAGCAGCCTGGAG GTGTCATTGGATCGATTATACATTATCCTCGGGGCCTCAATTAA
- the LOC105419523 gene encoding uncharacterized protein isoform X1 encodes MPFVGVLTLMFFHLSWCFRVPVDTAIVQMQTWGVIGAQQLKGHVLLNGVSLPPTNQEVAGIIKSMSVDEHLLNVIGINLALVLRSCTVLRSRDCILKGSELHWTDRIFCDRKVYLSLGPNDTWRPHVPQAMALKVLWDQEIGRTREERIRLKEGCFRLMRELGLSVETSVPETRLPQYMIPVLCILAFAGFATISLLLANRLGLKQPGGVIGSIIHYPRGLNEMVTTVEGRIYRTS; translated from the exons ATGCCTTTTGTCGGAGTTCTCACGTTGATGTTCTTCCATCTTTCATGGTGTTTTCGCGTTCCAGTAG ACACCGCCATAGTCCAGATGCAGACCTGGGGAGTGATCGGGGCACAGCAACTCAAGGGTCACGTCCTCCTCAATggtgtctctcttcctccaacAAACCAGGAAGTAGCTGGCATCATCAAGAGCATGTCGGTTGATGAACACCTACTGAATGTCATTGGCATCAACCTGGCTTTAGTGCTGA GAAGCTGTACTGTTCTGCGTTCACGTGACTGCATACTCAAGGGGTCTGAGCTGCACTGGACCGACCGCATCTTTTGTGATCGCAAAGTCTATCTGAGTCTAGGCCCTAATGACACTTGGAGGCCCCATGTCCCACAAGCAATGGCCCTAAAGGTGTTGTGGGACCAGGAAATAGGGCGTACAAGGGAGGAGAGGATCCGACTTAAGGAGGGATGCTTCAGGTTAATGAGAGAACTCGGACTTTCTGTTGAAACCTCAG tccCAGAGACACGGTTACCTCAGTATATGATCCCAGTTTTGTGCATCCTGGCATTTGCTGGGTTTGCTACAATCAGCCTTCTCCTTGCCAACAGACTCG GTTTGAAGCAGCCTGGAG GTGTTATTGGATCGATTATACATTATCCTCGGGGCCTCAATGAAATGGTCACAACTGTAGAAGGCCGTATTTACAGGACCTCGTGA
- the tal1 gene encoding T-cell acute lymphocytic leukemia protein 1 isoform X3 has translation MMEKRQPELCPGSPDAESGPGKREDAAIISRQNGCKEDEESKREEGDKEGGGRFKGDEETDDVPLQNSSNGTSISIIINGVTKETASHNALDLKREVPVIELSRRDAIKAVEQRTESHLVPITELRRPPQLPLPPQQRDDARMVQLSPNAFPVPARAMLYNLAQPLAAINSLGGESEQYSMYPSNRVKRRPAPYEVELDEGRRILDLYKYAGQPKIVRRIFTNSRERWRQQNVNGAFAELRKLIPTHPPDKKLSKNEILRLAMKYISFLSNLLEDQDGGRNVSSTTDGETGLMVGAHEVGPQGGPHQDRVVGLARDDIMETMSPGSSCGSLPDGDADGSPESFMEDQDSPPAPRTLTASRGPPLHLTTRDLRRNGRPLDGSSRR, from the exons ATGATGGAAAAACGGCAGCCGGAGCTTTGTCCTGGAAGCCCTGACGCAGAGTCCGGTCCTGGAAAGCGAGAGGACGCTGCCATCATCTCCAGACAGAACGGATGCAAGGAGGATGAGGAGtcaaagagggaggagggagacaaggaggggggagggcgcTTCAAGGGGGATGAAGAGACGGATGACGTTCCTCTGCAGAACTCGAGCAATGGgaccagcatcagcatcatcatcaacGGCGTTACCAAGGAAACTGCCTCTCACAACGCCCTTGACCTGAAAAGGGAAGTGCCGGTGATCGAGCTCTCCAGGAGAGACGCTATAAAAGCAGTGGAGCAGAGGACTGAGAGCCATTTGGTGCCGATTACGGAACTTCGCAGACCCCCACAGCTGCCGCTCCCACCGCAACAACGAGACGACGCTCGAATGGTCCAGCTGAGTCCAAACGCGTTCCCTGTCCCGGCCCGGGCGATGCTCTACAACTTGGCGCAGCCTCTCGCCGCTATCAACAG TCTCGGAGGGGAGTCGGAGCAGTACAGCATGTACCCCAGCAACAGGGTAAAACGCCGCCCGGCGCCTTATGAGGTTGAACTCGACGAGGGTAGGCGCATTTTAGATCTTTATAAGTATG cCGGCCAGCCAAAGATTGTACGTCGCATCTTCACCAACAGTCGGGAACGTTGGCGGCAGCAGAACGTGAACGGGGCCTTCGCGGAGCTCCGTAAGCTCATCCCGACTCACCCTCCAGACAAGAAGTTGAGCAAGAACGAAATTCTGCGGCTCGCTATGAAATACATCAGCTTCCTGTCCAACCTGCTGGAGGAccaagatggagggaggaacgTTAGCAGCACCACTGATGGGGAGACCGGGCTGATGGTTGGGGCGCATGAGGTGGGCCCTCAGGGCGGTCCACATCAGGACAGAGTGGTGGGTTTGGCCAGGGACGATATCATGGAGACCATGTCGcctggctccagctgtgggagccTGCCTGACGGTGACGCAGATGGCAGCCCTGAGAGCTTTATGGAGGACCAGGACTCGCCTCCAGCTCCGAGGACTCTAACAGCTTCACGCGGGCCCCCGCTTCATCTGACTACCAGGGATCTGAGACGCAACGGACGGCCTTTAGATGGTTCCAGTCGCCGATAA
- the ppm1la gene encoding protein phosphatase 1L → MIGDTMTLLSLLGRIMRYFLLRPETLFLLCISLALWSYFFHTDEVKTIVKSSRDAVKMVKGKVAEMMQNDRLGGLNVLDAEFSKTWEFKNNNVAVYSIQGRRDHMEDRFEVLTDIINKSHPSIFGIFDGHGGEAAADYVKAHLPETLKQQLQALEKREGGASHASILEQRILSVDREMLEKLSANHDEAGTTCLVALLSDRELTVANVGDSRGVLCDKDGNAVALSHDHKPYQLKERKRIKRAGGFISFNGSWRVQGILAMSRSLGDYPLKNLNVVIPDPDIMTFDLDKLQPEFMILASDGLWDAFSNEEAVRFVRERLDEPHFGAKSIVLQSFYRGCPDNITVMIVKFKSGSGGGSKAGE, encoded by the exons ATGATAGGAGACACAATGACGCTTCTGTCTCTTCTGGGTCGGATCATGCGTTATTTTCTCCTCAGGCCTGAGACGCTGTTCCTGCTGTGCATCAGCCTGGCGCTGTGGAGCTATTTCTTCCACACCGACGAGGTGAAGACCATCGTCAAATCCAGCCGGGATGCCGTGAAGATGGTGAAGGGGAAGGTGGCGGAGATGATGCAAAATGACCGTCTGGGAGGCCTGAACGTCTTGGATGCAGAGTTCTCGAAGACGTGGGAGTTCAAGAACAACAACGTCGCCGTGTACTCCATACAGGGGAGGCGAGATCACATGGAGGACCGCTTCGAGGTGCTCACAGACATCATCAACAAGAGCCATCCGTCTATATTCGGGATATTTGACGGTCACGGTGGAGAG GCTGCAGCAGATTACGTGAAGGCCCACCTGCCGGAGaccctgaagcagcagctgcaggcctTGGAAAAACGAGAGGGCGGCGCGTCTCACGCCAGCATTCTGGAGCAGCGCATTCTCAGTGTGGATCGGGAAATGCTGGAAAAGCTCTCCGCCAACCATGACGAAGCAG GAACAACGTGTCTGGTGGCGCTGCTGTCAGACAGGGAACTGACGGTGGCGAATGTGGGAGATTCTCGCGGGGTGCTGTGTGACAAGGATGGGAATGCGGTCGcactgtcacatgaccacaagCCCTATCAGCTCAAAGAGCGAAAGCGGATCAAGAGGGCAG GGGGCTTCATCAGTTTTAACGGATCCTGGAGGGTCCAGGGAATCCTGGCTATGTCCCGTTCTCTGGGTGATTACCCACTGAAGAACCTCAATGTCGTGATCCCTGACCCGGAcatcatgacctttgacctggacaaactgcagccagagttcatGATCCTGGCATCCGACGGGCTGTGGGATGCGTTTAGCAACGAGGAGGCCGTCCGCTTCGTCCGCGAGCGTCTGGACGAGCCTCACTTCGGCGCCAAAAGCATCGTTCTGCAGTCTTTCTACCGTGGCTGTCCCGACAACATCACAGTCATGATAGTGAAGTTTAAAAGTGGCTCAGGAGGGGGGAGCAAGGCCGGGGAGTAG
- the tal1 gene encoding T-cell acute lymphocytic leukemia protein 1 isoform X2 — MTHSQNGSTYRVTSTTRLGRTRWTPESDSIKMMEKRQPELCPGSPDAESGPGKREDAAIISRQNGCKEDEESKREEGDKEGGGRFKGDEETDDVPLQNSSNGTSISIIINGVTKETASHNALDLKREVPVIELSRRDAIKAVEQRTESHLVPITELRRPPQLPLPPQQRDDARMVQLSPNAFPVPARAMLYNLAQPLAAINSLGGESEQYSMYPSNRVKRRPAPYEVELDEAGQPKIVRRIFTNSRERWRQQNVNGAFAELRKLIPTHPPDKKLSKNEILRLAMKYISFLSNLLEDQDGGRNVSSTTDGETGLMVGAHEVGPQGGPHQDRVVGLARDDIMETMSPGSSCGSLPDGDADGSPESFMEDQDSPPAPRTLTASRGPPLHLTTRDLRRNGRPLDGSSRR; from the exons ATGACCCACTCACAAAATGGCTCCACTTACAGAGTAACATCAACAACACGGCTGGGACG GACGCGTTGGACTCCAGAGAGTGACAGTATAAAAATGATGGAAAAACGGCAGCCGGAGCTTTGTCCTGGAAGCCCTGACGCAGAGTCCGGTCCTGGAAAGCGAGAGGACGCTGCCATCATCTCCAGACAGAACGGATGCAAGGAGGATGAGGAGtcaaagagggaggagggagacaaggaggggggagggcgcTTCAAGGGGGATGAAGAGACGGATGACGTTCCTCTGCAGAACTCGAGCAATGGgaccagcatcagcatcatcatcaacGGCGTTACCAAGGAAACTGCCTCTCACAACGCCCTTGACCTGAAAAGGGAAGTGCCGGTGATCGAGCTCTCCAGGAGAGACGCTATAAAAGCAGTGGAGCAGAGGACTGAGAGCCATTTGGTGCCGATTACGGAACTTCGCAGACCCCCACAGCTGCCGCTCCCACCGCAACAACGAGACGACGCTCGAATGGTCCAGCTGAGTCCAAACGCGTTCCCTGTCCCGGCCCGGGCGATGCTCTACAACTTGGCGCAGCCTCTCGCCGCTATCAACAG TCTCGGAGGGGAGTCGGAGCAGTACAGCATGTACCCCAGCAACAGGGTAAAACGCCGCCCGGCGCCTTATGAGGTTGAACTCGACGAGG cCGGCCAGCCAAAGATTGTACGTCGCATCTTCACCAACAGTCGGGAACGTTGGCGGCAGCAGAACGTGAACGGGGCCTTCGCGGAGCTCCGTAAGCTCATCCCGACTCACCCTCCAGACAAGAAGTTGAGCAAGAACGAAATTCTGCGGCTCGCTATGAAATACATCAGCTTCCTGTCCAACCTGCTGGAGGAccaagatggagggaggaacgTTAGCAGCACCACTGATGGGGAGACCGGGCTGATGGTTGGGGCGCATGAGGTGGGCCCTCAGGGCGGTCCACATCAGGACAGAGTGGTGGGTTTGGCCAGGGACGATATCATGGAGACCATGTCGcctggctccagctgtgggagccTGCCTGACGGTGACGCAGATGGCAGCCCTGAGAGCTTTATGGAGGACCAGGACTCGCCTCCAGCTCCGAGGACTCTAACAGCTTCACGCGGGCCCCCGCTTCATCTGACTACCAGGGATCTGAGACGCAACGGACGGCCTTTAGATGGTTCCAGTCGCCGATAA
- the LOC115247856 gene encoding uncharacterized protein isoform X1 yields the protein MYFAFLTLIFFRLSWCFRLPEGLKQPGDTIVIVQLQTWGVVGAQQLKGHVLLNGVSLPPTNQEVDGIIKSMSVDDHLPNIVGVNLALVLRSCTVLRSRECILEGSELHWTDRIFCDGKVYLTLGPNDTWIPHVPQAMALKALWDQEIGRTREERIRLQEGCFRLMRKLGLSVETSETLLLQYVIPVLCTLAFTGFTAISLLLANRLGLKQPGGKIPTTILMYSHISLQCTPSSLSSHGR from the exons ATGTATTTTGCCTTTCTCACGTTGATATTCTTCCGTCTTTCATGGTGTTTTCGCCTTCCAGAAG GTTTGAAGCAGCCTGGAG ACACCATAGTCATAGTGCAGCTGCAGACCTGGGGAGTGGTCGGGGCACAGCAACTCAAGGGCCACGTCCTCCTCAATggtgtctctcttcctccaacAAACCAAGAAGTAGATGGCATCATCAAGAGCATGTCGGTTGATGACCACCTACCGAACATCGTCGGCGTCAACCTGGCTTTAGTGCTGA GAAGCTGTACTGTTCTGCGTTCACGTGAATGCATACTCGAGGGGTCTGAGCTGCACTGGACCGACCGCATCTTTTGTGATGGCAAAGTCTATCTGACTCTAGGCCCTAATGACACTTGGATACCCCATGTCCCACAAGCGATGGCCCTAAAGGCGTTGTGGGACCAGGAAATAGGGCGTACAAGGGAGGAGAGGATCCGACTTCAGGAGGGATGCTTCAGGTTAATGAGAAAACTCGGACTTTCTGTTGAAACCTCAG AGACACTGTTACTTCAGTATGTGATCCCAGTTTTGTGCACCCTGGCATTTACTGGGTTTACTGCAATCAGCCTTCTCCTTGCCAACAGACTGG GTTTGAAGCAGCCTGGAGGTAAGATCCCAACAACAATCCTTATGTACTCTCATATTTCACTCCAGTGCACGCCCTCCTCACTTAGCAGCCATGGGAGATGA
- the tal1 gene encoding T-cell acute lymphocytic leukemia protein 1 isoform X1, which translates to MTHSQNGSTYRVTSTTRLGRTRWTPESDSIKMMEKRQPELCPGSPDAESGPGKREDAAIISRQNGCKEDEESKREEGDKEGGGRFKGDEETDDVPLQNSSNGTSISIIINGVTKETASHNALDLKREVPVIELSRRDAIKAVEQRTESHLVPITELRRPPQLPLPPQQRDDARMVQLSPNAFPVPARAMLYNLAQPLAAINSLGGESEQYSMYPSNRVKRRPAPYEVELDEGRRILDLYKYAGQPKIVRRIFTNSRERWRQQNVNGAFAELRKLIPTHPPDKKLSKNEILRLAMKYISFLSNLLEDQDGGRNVSSTTDGETGLMVGAHEVGPQGGPHQDRVVGLARDDIMETMSPGSSCGSLPDGDADGSPESFMEDQDSPPAPRTLTASRGPPLHLTTRDLRRNGRPLDGSSRR; encoded by the exons ATGACCCACTCACAAAATGGCTCCACTTACAGAGTAACATCAACAACACGGCTGGGACG GACGCGTTGGACTCCAGAGAGTGACAGTATAAAAATGATGGAAAAACGGCAGCCGGAGCTTTGTCCTGGAAGCCCTGACGCAGAGTCCGGTCCTGGAAAGCGAGAGGACGCTGCCATCATCTCCAGACAGAACGGATGCAAGGAGGATGAGGAGtcaaagagggaggagggagacaaggaggggggagggcgcTTCAAGGGGGATGAAGAGACGGATGACGTTCCTCTGCAGAACTCGAGCAATGGgaccagcatcagcatcatcatcaacGGCGTTACCAAGGAAACTGCCTCTCACAACGCCCTTGACCTGAAAAGGGAAGTGCCGGTGATCGAGCTCTCCAGGAGAGACGCTATAAAAGCAGTGGAGCAGAGGACTGAGAGCCATTTGGTGCCGATTACGGAACTTCGCAGACCCCCACAGCTGCCGCTCCCACCGCAACAACGAGACGACGCTCGAATGGTCCAGCTGAGTCCAAACGCGTTCCCTGTCCCGGCCCGGGCGATGCTCTACAACTTGGCGCAGCCTCTCGCCGCTATCAACAG TCTCGGAGGGGAGTCGGAGCAGTACAGCATGTACCCCAGCAACAGGGTAAAACGCCGCCCGGCGCCTTATGAGGTTGAACTCGACGAGGGTAGGCGCATTTTAGATCTTTATAAGTATG cCGGCCAGCCAAAGATTGTACGTCGCATCTTCACCAACAGTCGGGAACGTTGGCGGCAGCAGAACGTGAACGGGGCCTTCGCGGAGCTCCGTAAGCTCATCCCGACTCACCCTCCAGACAAGAAGTTGAGCAAGAACGAAATTCTGCGGCTCGCTATGAAATACATCAGCTTCCTGTCCAACCTGCTGGAGGAccaagatggagggaggaacgTTAGCAGCACCACTGATGGGGAGACCGGGCTGATGGTTGGGGCGCATGAGGTGGGCCCTCAGGGCGGTCCACATCAGGACAGAGTGGTGGGTTTGGCCAGGGACGATATCATGGAGACCATGTCGcctggctccagctgtgggagccTGCCTGACGGTGACGCAGATGGCAGCCCTGAGAGCTTTATGGAGGACCAGGACTCGCCTCCAGCTCCGAGGACTCTAACAGCTTCACGCGGGCCCCCGCTTCATCTGACTACCAGGGATCTGAGACGCAACGGACGGCCTTTAGATGGTTCCAGTCGCCGATAA